TGCTGAAGTTGTTGTACTTCGACGGCGACGGTTACTGCGTGTGGAGCAAGCGCCTGGAGCGGGGGCAGTTCGGCGGTGCCCTGACGGCGGGGGACGCCGTGGAGGCGCTGAGCCGCACGCAGTTCACCGCGCTGCTCGAAGGGCTGGATCTGGTCATTCGCAAACGGCAGAAAAGGTGGCGACAATCCCCCCACCCGGGCACGGAATCGGGTAAAATGCACGGGTGATTTGCGAAGGGAATCAGCCCCTTGTCGAACGTTATCCCCGCCACTAAGCACGCCCAGGTCGTTGCCGAGAATCAGGCCTTGCATGGCGAGCTCAGGAGCTGCGCCGCCAGCTTGCCTGGTTCAAACGCCAGCTCTTCGGCGAGAAGTCTGAGCGCCACCACATCCTCGATCCAGCCGTCCAAGTGAACCTGTTCGAGGCCACGGCGACGCCCGTGCCCGAGCAGGGCGAGCGTGAGCGGATCAGCTA
The DNA window shown above is from Aquisalimonas sp. 2447 and carries:
- the tnpB gene encoding IS66 family insertion sequence element accessory protein TnpB (TnpB, as the term is used for proteins encoded by IS66 family insertion elements, is considered an accessory protein, since TnpC, encoded by a neighboring gene, is a DDE family transposase.), whose protein sequence is MRCSFDGLAALVRRHLGQDPLSGQGFVFINRRRTLLKLLYFDGDGYCVWSKRLERGQFGGALTAGDAVEALSRTQFTALLEGLDLVIRKRQKRWRQSPHPGTESGKMHG